A region from the Lolium perenne isolate Kyuss_39 chromosome 4, Kyuss_2.0, whole genome shotgun sequence genome encodes:
- the LOC139839285 gene encoding uncharacterized protein, with the protein MVTSPATSVTSVGSKSSSRLSNPTLNFSTTAGSSSSSSAGPFNFAPLITVRLGTENYLYWRAQVVQVLRSHLLLGFVDGGFPCPPEEIDNPTAAEDATAPRRIYNPAFIAWNQQDAAILSAIMSTSTEAVQGMILFASTSQEAWSSLAASFSSQSTARFMQIHRQMQDLHKLDSPMSVYFSKLQTMSDTLTSIGYPLRPEEFISYVLDGLDDDYEPLVEVISNRTTPIPVRDLYAQLLSTEHRLARKTELRSGQSHGVFQSANASHRGGQQRTSGSRPDYRSSADSRNNGPRPNYSPRPFGNGSVSRSSDYRGGSGGSDTRNGDYRGGSGRSDFGARSGGGGGNRPICQICDKPGHKASSCFKRFKQDYLGVDNDGRYMERQVAAATTHGQTSSYNVDSGWYMDTGATDHLTNQLDKLTVKETYHGNDQVHAANGNGIGRGARLELLSPEADDATSPYVDLHGAVSGEAPGGAGSGALSPTTPAVVMSPVSGSSLGSPAGISSPLLPRSLDMSASEAAPLSDDTSPELPQQKLNRPMTRLQRGIRQPKQRSDGTVAWTSICLAHATERAASEPRNLQDALGTPHWKDAMDIEYSALIKNDTWQLVPPSTGVNVIDSKWVFKVKHNSDGSIERYKARLVAKGFRQRYGQDYEKTFSPVVKPTTIRLLLSLAVSRGWHLRQLDIQNAFLNGVLEEEVFMRQPPGFEDPSRPRHLCRLQKAIYGLKQAPRAWHARLSSVLGSIGFRPSTADTSLFILSRSNITMFLLVYVDDIIVVSSSASATDRLILEMRSAFAVKDLGPLHYFLGLEVHQQPSGGLLLTQKKYAMELLQRANMLKCTPATTPMTVIDKLSASEGTLHSADDSTRYRSIVGGLQYLTLTRPDISFAVNKVCQFLHAPRDPHWTAVKRILRFIKFTVSHGLLLRRTSDTLLSAFSDADWAGNFDDMRSTGGHAIFYGGNLIAWAARKQATVSRSSTESEYKAVANATAEIIWVQSLLKELGISQDRIPILWCDNIGATYLSANPVFHARTKHIEVDFHFVRERVARKQLQIKFISSKDQVADIFTKPLALPSFEACRRNLNLLEPG; encoded by the exons ATGGTGACCTCTCCAGCTACGAGCGTGACTTCCGTTGGTTCGAAGAGCAGTTCGAGGCTCTCCAATCCCACGCTCAACTTCAGCACTACCGCCGGCTCGTCGTCATCCTCGTCGGCAGGCCCCTTCAACTTTGCGCCGCTCATCACTGTTCGTCTTGGTACGGAGAACTACCTCTATTGGCGCGCCCAGGTGGTTCAAGTACTTCGGAGCCACCTTCTCCTTGGATTTGTCGATGGCGGCTTTCCCTGTCCGCCGGAAGAGATCGACAATCCCACGGCGGCCGAGGACGCGACAGCTCCTCGACGCATCTACAACCCAGCCTTCATCGCATGGAATCAACAGGATGCTGCAATCCTCTCCGCCATCATGTCTACCTCTACTGAGGCGGTGCAAGGGATGATTCTTTTCGCCTCCACCTCGCAAGAAGCCTGGTCTTCTCTTGCTGCCAGTTTCTCCTCGCAGTCTACCGCGAGGTTCATGCAAATCCACCGTCAGATGCAGGATCTCCATAAGCTAGACTCGCCGATGTCCGTCTACTTCAGCAAGCTTCAGACCATGTCCGATACTCTGACCTCCATCGGCTACCCGCTCCGTCCAGAAGAGTTTATCTCATATGTGTTGGATGGCCTTGATGATGACTATGAACCGCTGGTAGAAGTGATCTCAAACCGGACGACTCCCATCCCCGTTCGTGATCTTTACGCCCAGCTGTTAAGTACTGAGCATAGACTTGCTCGTAAAACTGAACTTCGCTCTGGTCAGAGTCATGGGGTGTTTCAGAGTGCCAATGCCTCTCATCGTGGCGGCCAGCAGCGAACATCTGGTTCGCGTCCAGACTATCGATCAAGTGCAGACTCACGTAATAATGGGCCTAGGCCAAACTACTCTCCAAGGCCATTTGGAAACGGAAGTGTCTCACGTTCAAGTGATTACCGTGGGGGCAGCGGAGGTAGTGACACACGCAATGGTGACTACCGTGGCGGCAGTGGCCGTTCTGATTTTGGTGCACGTTCTGGAGGAGGCGGTGGCAACCGCCCTATATGTCAGATTTGTGACAAGCCAGGCCACAAAGCCTCTAGTTGTTTTAAGAGGTTTAAGCAGGATTATCTCGGGGTTGACAATGACGGGCGTTACATGGAACGCCAAGTTGCTGCAGCTACTACACATGGACAGACAAGCTCCTACAATGTCGACTCTGGCTGGTACATGGACACCGGCGCCACCGACCACCTCACTAACCAACTCGACAAGCTCACGGTGAAGGAGACTTATCATGGCAACGACCAAGTGCATGCGGCAAACGGCAATG GAATCGGTCGTGGAGCTCGATTGGAACTACTCTCACCTGAAGCAGACGACGCTACCTCGCCCTACGTCGATTTGCATGGCGCTGTCTCGGGAGAAGCTCCAGGTGGTGCTGGATCGGGTGCGCTCTCGCCCACTACTCCCGCGGTTGTGATGTCGCCCGTCTCTGGCTCGTCTTTGGGAAGCCCAGCTGGTATATCTAGCCCGCTTCTTCCGCGTAGCCTTGACATGTCTGCCAGCGAAGCTGCACCTCTTTCAGACGATACTTCACCTGAGCTTCCGCAGCAGAAACTGAATCGGCCCATGACCAGACTGCAGCGTGGTATTCGCCAGCCAAAGCAACGATCAGACGGTACTGTAGCGTGGACGTCAATCTGTCTTGCACATGCAACTGAGCGAGCAGCTTCTGAACCTCGTAATCTGCAGGATGCACTTGGTACACCACATTGGAAAgatgccatggacattgaatatTCAGCCTTGATAAAAAATGATACATGGCAGCTTGTTCCTCCATCTACTGGTGTGAATGTGATCGACTCTAAATGGGTGTTCAAGGTCAAGCACAACTCAGATGGATccattgagcgctataaagcgcggttAGTGGCGAAGGGGTTCCGACAACGATACGGCCAGGACTATGAGAAAACCTTCAGTCCAGTAGTTAAACCCACTACAATTCGCCTTCTTTTGTCCCTTGCCGTGTCTCGTGGTTGGCATCTTCGTCAATTAGACATCCAGAATGCTTTTCTGAATGGTGTTCTTGAGGAAGAAGTTTTCATGCGACAGCCTCCAGGATTTGAGGATCCTTCTCGCCCACGTCATTTGTGTCGTCTTCAGAAAGCTATTTATGGTCTTAAACAAGCTCCTCGTGCATGGCATGCTCGTCTCAGTTCTGTTCTTGGTTCAATTGGATTCCGTCCTTCCACAGCGGATACATCACTATTCATACTCTCGCGGTCTAATATCACCATGTTCTTACTTGTTTACGTTGATGACATTATTGTGGTTAGTTCTTCTGCTTCAGCAACAGATAGACTAATTCTTGAGATGCGTTCTGCTTTTGCGGTTAAGGATCTTGGCCCCCTTCATTATTTTCTTGGTTTGGAGGTTCACCAACAGCCTTCTGGCGGCTTGCTTCTCACTCAGAAAAAGTATGCTATGGAGCTTCTTCAGCGAGCTAATATGCTCAAATGCACCCCTGCTACTACTCCCATGACAGTTATTGACAAGCTATCGGCCAGTGAGGGAACACTTCATTCCGCTGATGATTCTACAAGGTATCGAAGTATTGTGGGAGGTCTTCAGTATCTTACTCTCACACGTCCTGATATATCCTTTGCCGTGAATAAAGTTTGCCAGTTTCTACATGCTCCTCGAGATCCTCATTGGACAGCTGTCAAGCGTATTCTTCGGTTTATCAAATTTACAGTTTCTCATGGTCTGCTACTTCGGCGTACTTCTGATACTTTGTTGTCAGCTTTTTCTGATGCGGACTGGGCTGGAAATTTTGATGACATGCGATCCACAGGGGGGCATGCCATATTCTACGGTGGAAACTTGATCGCCTGGGCTGCACGCAAGCAAGCTACAGTATCACGCTCTAGTACAGAGTCAGAATACAAGGCGGTGGCTAATGCAACAGCTGAGATCATTTGGGTACAATCACTTCTTAAGGAGTTGGGGATTTCTCAGGACCGTATACCTATTTTGTGGTGTGATAATATTGGTGCCACATATTTATCTGCCAATCCGGTGTTTCATGCTCGCACTAAGCATATTGAGGTTGATTTTCACTTTGTTCGAGAAAGGGTTGCGCGGAAACAACTTCAGATCAAATTCATCTCTTCCAAGGATCAAGTGGCGGATATATTCACTAAGCCTCTTGCATTACCATCTTTTGAAGCATGTAGACGCAATCTCAACCTATTGGAGCCAGGTTGA